In Streptomyces sclerotialus, the DNA window TGACGCTCCGTCCGCTGCGCTCCCGGAGCGGTGGGGCTACGCCCCAAAACTCCTGACTTCCGCTGCGCTCCAGTCAGGAGCCGGCGGGTCCGCTACGCTCCCCGCCCCCAACGGTCCTTCCGGCTGCGCCTCCAGAACCTGAAGGCCCGTTACACGGGCCTGGCTGGCTACGAGGGGAGGGGGTGCTCGTTCGTGTCGAGTTCCAGTGTAGCGGCTGCATCAGGCTGATGCAGCATGTAGCGTTGGCAGAAACATGGTAGAGGGTGGAGCGATGGCGATCAACAATGGTATTCCTGGAGGGATCACCCGCAGAGCTAGGTACTTTATTGGCTGCCATGGCTACTGGACTGGTCGTGGTGATATAGAGCGGTACAGGAGTCGATGGATGGAGCGCGGGGTCCCCGAAGCTCAGATCGATCGGGTGTCCGCCTTCGAGGCTGTCTGGGGTGGCCTGGTCCTTCCTCCTTCTCCTCACTACGACGGGGGGCCTCGGGCGTTCAGCGGAGATGTACCCGAGGGACCGGACCCTGACTGGCGCTTCGGAGCCGGCGCGCAGCGTACGGCTCTTCCCTACTCCTTCATGATCGGTCCGAACGGGGAGTTCGGGCTTCATGCCGGGAAGTGGGTGCCCTTGCACGCCAGCGTCGAAGGGTGGGTGGAAGCCCTCGCCCTGGCAGATCACGCCCGCAGGAGTGCGCGTACGACCACGACGTATACGGGTGCTGCTGTGGAGGACCTCGAACTGGACGGCTTCGAGGCCGTGCCAGAGATTGCCGGCCTCGCGGACACCTGGTGGCGCGGCGGCGACTCGCTGATCGCCATCTATCGAGGCGAAGCCGAGGTCATGGATGCGCCACAGTGCCTGACCGCCACTGTCTACGCCGGACTCGACGAATGGGGACTTCGAGGACGTGACGACGTAGACCATCTTTCGTCATAATCTCGCCCCCTGAGAACCAGCACTGGAAAGGAAGCCGTAAATGCAGGGAATCTCACTCAGAGAACACCAGGTCGACCAGAAGTCGGCCTTCCGTGAATGGGTCAGATTCCCTGCAAGATCTTCTGTTCCCCCGGAGGGGGCACGGGGCACGATCGTGTCCGCGACCGGGTCGGGCAAGACGATCACAGCGGCCGCGTGCGCGCTGGAGTGCTTCTCCGGCCGGCGGATCCTGGTGACGGTGCCGACCCTGGACCTGCTCGTGCAGACCGCCCAGGCCTGGCGCCTGGTGGGCCACCGGGCGCCGATGGTCGCGGTGTGCTCGCTGGAGAACGACCCGGTGCTCAACTCGCTGAGGGTGCGCACCACCACCAACCCGATCCAGCTCGCCCTGTGGGCCGCGCACGGGCCGATCGTCGTGTTCGCCACATACGCCTCCCTAGTGGACCGCGAGGACCTCGACGCACCCGCGGGCCAGCGGAAGGTCCGCGGGCCGCTGGAGGCCGCTCTGGCGGGCGGCGAGCGGCTGTACGGGCAGCGCATGGACGGCTTCGACCTCGCGATCGTGGACGAGGCCCACGGAACCGCCGGTGATCTTGGTCGTCCGTGGGCGGCGATCCACGACAACCAGCGGATCCCCGCCGACTTCCGGCTCTATCTCACCGCCACCCCCCGCATCCTCGCCTCTCCCCAGCCGCGAAGGGGCGCGGACGGCCAGGAGCTGGAGCTCGCCAGCATGGCCGACGACCCGGACGGCACGTACGGGCCGTGGCTGGCCGAGCTCGGGCTCTCAGAGGCCATCGAGCGCGGCATCCTCGCCGGATTCGAGATCGACGTCCTGGAAATCCGCGACCCCACCCCCGCCCTCGGGGAATCCGAGGAGGCGCAGCGGGGCCGGCGCCTGGCCCTGTTGCAGACGGCGCTGCTGGAGCACGCGGCGAGGTGGAACCTGCGCACTGTGATGACGTTCCACCAGAAGGTCGAGGAGGCGGCGGCCTTTGCGGAGAAGCTGCCAGAGACAGCTGCGGAGCTGTACGCAGGCGACGCCTCCGGCGGGGCCCTGGCGGCTGCGGACCGGTTGCCGAAATCGTCGATCGACGCGGAGTTCTACGAGCTGGAGGCCGGCCGCCACGTCCCCCCGGACCGGGTGTGGTCAGCCTGGTTGTGCGGCGACCACCTCGTCTCCGAGCGGCGCGAGGTGCTGCGGCAGTTCGCCAATGGGATCAACGCGGCCGGGCGCCGGGTGCACCGGGCGTTCCTGGCGAGCGTTCGGGTGCTCGGGGAGGGCGTGGACATCACCGGCGAGCGCGGCGTGGAAGCAGTGTGCTTCGCCGACACCCGCGGCTCCCAGGTCGAGATCGTGCAGAACATCGGCCGGGCGCTCCGGCTCAACCGCGACGGCAGCACGAAGGTCGCCAGGATCATTGTGCCGGTGTTCCTGGAGCCCGGCGAGGACCCCACCGACATGGTCGCCAGCGCCTCGTTTCGCCCCCTTGTGGCCGTTCTCCAGGGCCTGCGCTCACATTCGGAACGCCTCGTCGAACAGCTTGCCAGCCGGGCGCTGAGCAGCGGGCAGCGGCACGTGCACGTGAAGCGGGACGAGGACGGGCGGATCATCGGCACCACGGCCGGAGGCGAGGGCGGGCAGGACGAGACCGAGGGCGCGGTGGAGTCGGCGCTGCTGCACTTCTCCACCCCGCGCGACGCCGCCACCATCGCTGCGTTCCTGCGCACCCGGGTCTACCGGCCGGAATCCCTGGTGTGGCTCGAGGGCTACCAAGCCCTCCTGCGTTGGCGCCAAGAGAACGGGATTACCGGCCTGTACGCGGTGCCGTACGACACCGAGACGACGGTGGGCGTCACCAAGGCGTTCCCTCTGGGGCGGTGGGTCCACCAGCAGCGGCGCGTGTACCGTGCGGGCGAACTCGGCGACCACCGCAAGACGCTGCTCGACGAAGCCGGAATGGTGTGGGAGCCCGGCGACGAAGCCTGGGAGAGCAAACTCGCCGCGCTGCGCTCCTTCCACCGCGCCCACGGCCACCTCGCCCCTAGGCGGCACGCTGTATGGGGCGACGCCGACAGTGAGCTGGTCCCGGTCGGGGAGCACATGGCCAACCTCCGCCGCAAGGACGGCCTCGGCAAGAACCCACAGCGTGCGGCAGCCCGTGCCGCCCAGCTCACCCAGATCGACCCGGACTGGAACTGCCTCTGGCCGCTGGACTGGCAACGCCACTACCGCGTCCTCGCCGACCTGGTCGACGCCGACGGGGCCGGCGTCCTTGCCGAAATCCAGCGCGGAGTGCTCTTCGAGGGGGATGACCTGGGCAGGTGGCTGCAGCGGCAGAAGCAGCCGAGTACGTGGGCGCAGCTGACCACCGAGCAGCAGGAGCGGCTGACAGCGCTGGGCGTACAGCCCGATGAAGCGCCGGCTCCCGCCCCGACGGCCAAGGGTACCGGGAAGGCATCAGCCTTCCAGCGAGGACTTGCGGCCCTCGCGCAATGGGTGGAGCGGGAGGGCGCGGACCGGCCGGTACCAAGGGGTCACGCCGAAGAAATCGCGGTCGTTGGCGAGGCCGAGCCGGTGCTTGTGAAGCTGGGCGTGTGGGTCTCGAACACGAAATCGAGGCGCGACAAGCTCACTCACGACCAGCTGAATGCACTGCGGGAGCTGGGCGTGAAGTGGGCATAGCCGCCCTGTCGCCGACGCAGGGGCCCTCTAGCCGATGCCAGCTACTGCTGTTCCGGGAATGCCGCAATCGGCGGTGAGGGGCGGGGAGTGTGGGAGAACTGACGTCATGGCCGCAGGGTGCCGGCCTTATCGGCTGGCCACTTGGAGGAGGCGGGCGTGGGGCATATCGAGCAGGGGCTGGAGCACGCGTTACGCACCTGGCCCGTTCCCTTGAGCACCGAGGCTCGCCTGCGGTTTCTGCTGGCAACGAATCGGTATTCCACCCGGAGGGTGGCCGTCGTGCTGGGGGTGTCGCAGCGCACTGTGCAGCGGTGGGTGACGAAGAAGCCCGGAGCGCGCCGCCTGCCGGGGGGCGATGCAGGACCGGGCGATCGAGGAAGCGGTCTTGGCGCGGTGGCAGCCCCGGATACGGGCTCGTCGGCGTGCCCAGGCCGAAGCGGAGGGCTTCGTCTTCCATACCCGGGCGCGATTCGGGTTCGCCGCGCCAGCAGGGTCCTCGGACGATCCGCGGGTGCGGTGCATCACCCAGTACCTGCCGGGAGAGGTAGCCCGGGAGTTGTTCGCCGCCCGGGACGCCGGCGCGGGCGAGCAGCAGCAGACGGTGATCCTGGCCCGCGCGCTGGGACATGCCTACTTTCGCGAATGGGGCCGCCGCGCCCACGGCTTACGCATCGCCTTCAGCGACATCGAGTTCGCCGACTTCTCGATCGGATGAGCTTGCACCTTCGAGCGAACACGTCAGGTGTTCAGCGTCGCGTGGTGGGCCTGGCGCGTCTGGCCGGCATCGCTTCGTACCTCTCAGCTTCCTGCCGCTCCTGCCAGTCCCACTCGACACGGCCGGCCGGGCCTTGGCGGCGGGCCGTGGGTGGCTGGGGTGGGCGCAGCCTGGCCGTCTCGGCCAGGCGCAGCAGGTGCGCACGGTCACCTGGCGCGGCGAGCAGTTCCTGGCCCTCGCCGGGTACGAGCCGGGCGAAGCAGGCCGCGGCCCGCAGGAAGATGCCCGCCCAGGGCGGTACGGGGTGGGTGGCGCAGCCGTCGGTGTAGCGGGCGCGGTCGTGCAGGGCGAGTGTGGCCGCAGCGTCGTCGTAGTCGCGGGGGCGGGCGGTGGCGAGTTGCTGGAGGGAGGCGCCGGTGAACAGCGCGGCGGCGACGGCCGCGGCCAGGCGAGGATGTGCGGTTGCTGTGCGAAGCCGGTGGGTGACTCGCTGGGCGGTGTGCGGGGTGAGTGGAGCGGGCGGTGGGCGGTGCCGGAAGACGATCGGGGGGCGGCGTGCACGGGGCAGTGCAGGGGCGGGGCTGTCGTAGGAGATGAGGCGGTCCAGTGCGGGCAGGGTGAGCCACCGGCTGGCCGGCCAGGCGGGCTCGTCTGCCGGCGGGGGTTCGGCGATAGGCGTGCCGTAGTAGTGGCGGCGGGGCGGCTTCGAAGTCGGCGGTGACGGAGTAGTCGGCCGTGCGCAGGGCCTGGTGCAGAGCGGCGGGAAGGTGAGAGCGGTGGCAGATCGGGGTCAGGTGGATATCGGTGAGGGCTTGTAGCTGCAGGGGGCGCATCGTGCGGCGGGCGGGGGGGTGAGGCGGTGGGCGCGCAGGACGGTCAGCCGGGTCACGGGCAGGGCGGCCATCCAGGCAGTGGCTGCCTGCCGGGCTGGCTGACGGCCGCCGGGAAAGCGGCCCGGGAGTAGGGGCGGTTTGCCTAGGGCGGCGAGAAGGTCGTGGGCGAGGCCGGTCTCGCTGGTGGTGCCCGGGCCGGGGTGCAGGGTGATCCGGCCGGACGGCGGATGGTGGGCGGCCAGGGCGGTGTGCGTGTAGATCACATCGTTGCCCGGGTCGATGACCACAGTGACGGGCGGCGGCGCGGCGAGGTGCGTGGCGGTGTGGTGTTCAGGCGAGGCGACTGAAGGCCCAGCGCAGCAGCTCCTGGTTCACGCGGGCGCGGCCGGTGCGGGTCAGGGCGGTGCGGGTGTGGGCGGTCAGTTGGGCCCAGGCGCGGAAGTTGCCGTGCGCGGCGTGGCTGTCAGCGAAGGTGATGTCCTCGGGATCGGCATCGGCCCGGATCGGGTGGAACAGGGGGAT includes these proteins:
- a CDS encoding DEAD/DEAH box helicase, whose translation is MQGISLREHQVDQKSAFREWVRFPARSSVPPEGARGTIVSATGSGKTITAAACALECFSGRRILVTVPTLDLLVQTAQAWRLVGHRAPMVAVCSLENDPVLNSLRVRTTTNPIQLALWAAHGPIVVFATYASLVDREDLDAPAGQRKVRGPLEAALAGGERLYGQRMDGFDLAIVDEAHGTAGDLGRPWAAIHDNQRIPADFRLYLTATPRILASPQPRRGADGQELELASMADDPDGTYGPWLAELGLSEAIERGILAGFEIDVLEIRDPTPALGESEEAQRGRRLALLQTALLEHAARWNLRTVMTFHQKVEEAAAFAEKLPETAAELYAGDASGGALAAADRLPKSSIDAEFYELEAGRHVPPDRVWSAWLCGDHLVSERREVLRQFANGINAAGRRVHRAFLASVRVLGEGVDITGERGVEAVCFADTRGSQVEIVQNIGRALRLNRDGSTKVARIIVPVFLEPGEDPTDMVASASFRPLVAVLQGLRSHSERLVEQLASRALSSGQRHVHVKRDEDGRIIGTTAGGEGGQDETEGAVESALLHFSTPRDAATIAAFLRTRVYRPESLVWLEGYQALLRWRQENGITGLYAVPYDTETTVGVTKAFPLGRWVHQQRRVYRAGELGDHRKTLLDEAGMVWEPGDEAWESKLAALRSFHRAHGHLAPRRHAVWGDADSELVPVGEHMANLRRKDGLGKNPQRAAARAAQLTQIDPDWNCLWPLDWQRHYRVLADLVDADGAGVLAEIQRGVLFEGDDLGRWLQRQKQPSTWAQLTTEQQERLTALGVQPDEAPAPAPTAKGTGKASAFQRGLAALAQWVEREGADRPVPRGHAEEIAVVGEAEPVLVKLGVWVSNTKSRRDKLTHDQLNALRELGVKWA
- the tpg gene encoding telomere-protecting terminal protein Tpg, yielding MQDRAIEEAVLARWQPRIRARRRAQAEAEGFVFHTRARFGFAAPAGSSDDPRVRCITQYLPGEVARELFAARDAGAGEQQQTVILARALGHAYFREWGRRAHGLRIAFSDIEFADFSIG